In Hasllibacter sp. MH4015, the following proteins share a genomic window:
- a CDS encoding response regulator transcription factor — protein sequence MRFLLVEDNAELADAVVQRLGLDGHAVDHAATLAGAEDCLAVAEYDLILLDVMLPDGDGRDFLARKRDHLETPVIVLTARSQISDRVGALDQGADDYITKPFDFSELEARCRAVLRRRGGVARNEIPLGQAIFEPNAGTLTCGDETLELRNREIRLLEVFARNPGQILSKSQLLDRLFSQDADVTENAIEVYVGRLRKKLDGAGVRIETVRGLGYRMSA from the coding sequence ATGCGGTTTTTGCTGGTCGAGGACAATGCCGAATTGGCCGATGCGGTGGTGCAGCGTCTGGGGCTGGACGGGCATGCCGTGGATCACGCCGCGACGCTTGCCGGGGCGGAAGATTGCCTGGCTGTGGCGGAATACGATCTGATCTTGCTGGACGTCATGCTGCCCGACGGGGACGGGCGCGATTTCCTGGCCCGCAAACGTGACCATCTTGAAACGCCCGTGATCGTCCTGACCGCACGCAGCCAGATCTCCGACCGGGTGGGCGCGCTGGATCAAGGTGCGGATGACTACATCACGAAGCCGTTCGATTTCAGTGAGTTGGAGGCGCGCTGCCGCGCCGTTCTACGCCGCAGGGGCGGGGTGGCGCGGAATGAGATCCCGTTGGGCCAAGCCATTTTTGAGCCTAATGCCGGGACGCTCACCTGTGGCGACGAGACCCTCGAATTGCGCAACCGCGAAATTCGCCTGCTGGAGGTCTTTGCCCGCAATCCGGGGCAGATCCTGTCCAAGTCACAGCTTCTGGATCGCCTGTTCAGCCAAGACGCCGATGTCACCGAGAACGCGATCGAGGTCTATGTGGGCCGCCTGCGCAAGAAGCTTGACGGGGCGGGCGTGCGGATCGAAACGGTGCGCGGCCTGGGCTATCGGATGAGCGCATGA
- a CDS encoding CaiB/BaiF CoA-transferase family protein, producing the protein MTRPLADIRVLDLTNVLAGPFACHQLAHLGADIIKIETPGRGDLARNLGASPEFSAQGMGISFLAQNAGKKSLTLNLKYPDGKDILKRLVRTADVLVENFRPGVMARLGLSYDVLRAENPALIYCAISGFGQDGPWADKPAYDQIIQGASGVMSITGDGTQPTRVGYPLSDTIGGLTAAMAISAALNAPERGTFIDVSMLEATLATMGWVVSNHLIGGTPPQAHGNENPTSAPSGTFQAADAPLNIAANKDEQWTALARLLDREDLLADPRFTTREDRKTNRHALRAELETVLTARPAAHWVDMLNANGIPAGPVLGVPDILSHPQVADRDLIAHFADVPGVNRAIDVVTTGFLLDQTRPSVPTPPPELGQHNAEILRELGFDAEAIARLARNGVV; encoded by the coding sequence ATGACCCGCCCCCTCGCCGACATCCGCGTCCTCGACCTCACCAATGTCCTCGCAGGCCCCTTCGCCTGCCATCAACTCGCCCATCTGGGCGCCGACATCATCAAGATCGAAACACCCGGCCGCGGAGATCTGGCGCGGAACCTCGGGGCCTCTCCCGAATTCAGCGCGCAGGGCATGGGCATCAGCTTCCTCGCGCAGAATGCGGGCAAGAAGAGCCTCACCCTCAATCTCAAATACCCCGACGGCAAGGACATCCTCAAACGCCTCGTGCGCACCGCAGATGTTCTGGTGGAAAATTTCCGGCCGGGCGTCATGGCGCGCCTCGGACTGTCCTACGACGTCCTCAGGGCCGAAAATCCTGCGTTGATCTATTGCGCGATCTCCGGTTTCGGGCAGGACGGCCCGTGGGCGGACAAACCGGCCTATGACCAGATCATCCAAGGCGCCTCGGGCGTCATGTCGATCACCGGGGACGGGACGCAACCCACCCGCGTCGGCTATCCGCTGTCGGACACGATCGGCGGGCTCACGGCGGCCATGGCGATCTCGGCGGCCCTCAACGCGCCCGAGCGCGGCACATTCATCGACGTCAGCATGTTGGAGGCGACGCTGGCCACCATGGGCTGGGTCGTCTCCAACCACCTGATCGGCGGCACCCCACCGCAGGCCCATGGCAACGAGAACCCGACCTCCGCCCCGTCCGGCACGTTCCAGGCCGCGGACGCGCCGCTCAACATCGCGGCAAACAAGGATGAGCAATGGACGGCGCTCGCCCGTCTTCTGGATCGGGAGGACCTGCTGGCGGACCCGCGGTTCACTACGCGGGAGGATCGCAAAACCAACCGCCATGCCCTGCGCGCGGAGCTTGAAACCGTGCTGACCGCCCGCCCCGCCGCCCACTGGGTCGACATGCTCAACGCCAACGGCATCCCTGCCGGTCCGGTGCTAGGCGTGCCGGACATCCTCTCTCACCCCCAGGTTGCCGACCGCGATCTCATCGCGCATTTCGCCGATGTGCCGGGCGTGAATCGCGCCATCGACGTCGTCACGACCGGTTTCCTGCTGGACCAGACGCGCCCCTCAGTGCCCACGCCCCCGCCGGAGCTTGGTCAGCACAACGCGGAAATCCTGCGCGAACTGGGCTTCGACGCCGAGGCCATTGCGCGTCTGGCGCGGAACGGCGTGGTCTGA
- a CDS encoding NAD(P)-dependent oxidoreductase — MAKLAFLGLGVMGYPMAAHLHGAGHSVTVYNRTTEKAEAWASEIEDTFATTPREAAEGAEFVMACVGNDDDLRSVVLGDDGAFAGMNEGAIFVDHTTVSAIVTRELAATGAERGIGWVDAPVSGGQAGAENGQLAIMCGGDEAHFEAAKPIIAAYSKASVHFGDVGAGQLVKMVNQVCIAGAIQSISEGLYMAMKAGLDAKKVADLVSQGAGGSWQLANRAGTMVDNEFNHGFAVDWMRKDLGIALGQGKEMGLSMPVTAMVDQFYAEVQQMGGGRWDTSSLIQRFRKMNDDGF; from the coding sequence ATGGCGAAGCTGGCATTCCTTGGACTTGGCGTGATGGGCTACCCCATGGCGGCCCATCTGCACGGCGCGGGCCATTCCGTCACCGTCTACAACCGCACCACCGAAAAGGCCGAGGCATGGGCATCGGAGATCGAGGATACCTTCGCCACCACCCCGCGTGAGGCCGCGGAAGGGGCCGAATTCGTCATGGCCTGCGTCGGCAATGATGATGACCTCCGCTCCGTCGTATTGGGCGATGACGGCGCCTTCGCGGGCATGAATGAAGGCGCAATCTTCGTCGATCACACGACCGTCTCTGCCATCGTCACCCGCGAGTTGGCCGCGACCGGGGCGGAGCGGGGCATCGGCTGGGTCGACGCCCCCGTTTCCGGCGGGCAGGCCGGGGCCGAAAACGGTCAGCTTGCCATCATGTGCGGCGGGGACGAGGCGCATTTCGAGGCCGCCAAACCGATCATCGCCGCCTATTCCAAGGCCAGCGTGCATTTCGGCGATGTGGGGGCGGGGCAATTGGTCAAGATGGTCAACCAGGTCTGCATCGCCGGGGCCATTCAGTCGATCTCCGAAGGGCTCTACATGGCGATGAAGGCCGGGCTCGACGCCAAGAAAGTGGCCGATCTGGTCAGCCAGGGCGCGGGCGGATCTTGGCAACTCGCCAACCGTGCGGGCACCATGGTCGACAATGAGTTCAACCACGGCTTCGCGGTCGATTGGATGCGCAAGGACCTGGGCATCGCATTGGGGCAGGGCAAGGAAATGGGCCTGTCCATGCCCGTCACCGCGATGGTCGACCAGTTCTATGCAGAGGTGCAGCAGATGGGCGGCGGGCGCTGGGATACATCAAGCCTGATCCAGCGGTTCCGCAAGATGAACGACGACGGGTTCTGA
- a CDS encoding N-acyl homoserine lactonase family protein has translation MTWDVFAVKYADRNDRLRAESFLFDAAHDAPHPMDYFIWVLRRGDRVILVDTGYDSAEAAARGRPIARDPRDALKPLGIAAEAVDEVIVTHLHYDHAGGLHLFPNARLHLQEAEMAYATGPCMCHDTLRMPFTADHVCEAVRRVYSGKVMFRDGDGEVADGVTVHRIGGHSRGLQAVRVHTDAGFLVLASDAAHFYENIRARKPFPIVVDLDDMLTGFGMLERLASERNLIVPGHDPLVRQLFPVGPEAHITRLDQGPLKDVPL, from the coding sequence ATGACCTGGGACGTCTTCGCCGTCAAATACGCCGACCGGAACGACCGCTTGCGGGCGGAGAGTTTCCTGTTCGATGCCGCCCACGATGCGCCCCATCCGATGGATTACTTCATCTGGGTCCTGCGGCGCGGGGATCGGGTGATCCTTGTCGACACCGGCTATGACAGTGCGGAGGCCGCGGCGCGTGGTCGCCCGATCGCCCGGGATCCAAGAGACGCGCTCAAACCCCTTGGCATCGCGGCAGAGGCGGTGGATGAGGTGATCGTCACCCACCTGCATTACGATCACGCGGGCGGTCTGCATCTGTTCCCCAACGCGCGCCTGCATTTGCAGGAGGCGGAGATGGCCTATGCCACCGGGCCGTGCATGTGCCACGACACGTTGCGGATGCCGTTCACGGCGGACCACGTCTGCGAAGCGGTCAGGCGGGTCTATTCCGGAAAGGTCATGTTTCGCGACGGCGATGGGGAGGTTGCCGATGGCGTCACCGTGCATCGCATCGGCGGCCATTCGCGAGGGTTGCAGGCGGTCCGCGTGCACACGGATGCAGGCTTTCTGGTGCTGGCCTCTGACGCTGCGCATTTCTACGAGAACATACGCGCCCGTAAACCCTTTCCTATCGTAGTCGACCTAGACGACATGCTGACCGGGTTCGGCATGTTGGAGCGGCTTGCGAGCGAACGGAATTTGATCGTGCCGGGCCACGATCCGCTGGTGCGCCAGCTTTTCCCCGTGGGGCCGGAGGCGCATATCACGCGCCTCGACCAGGGACCGCTGAAGGATGTGCCTCTCTAG
- a CDS encoding tripartite tricarboxylate transporter substrate binding protein — MKFTRRVMMTAAAAMVAFSGAAQADGHQVLDEIHFLIPGGAGGGWDGTARGTGEALTSAGIVGSASYENMSGGGGGVAIAHLIENADSMGNTMMVNSTPIVIRSLTGVFPQSFRDLTLIAGTIGDYAALVVPADSDLQSMEDLVAAYQADATSFAIGGGSVPGGMDHLVAAMAMEAAGEDPTGFNYIPYDAGGAAMAGLLSGEIQALSTGYSEAVTLAEQGEVRILGVTAPERIEGSDAPTMMEQGIDVEFVNWRGFFAAPGLDEATVENMRAAIAAMYETEEWETIRAQNGWVNIHNPGEDFEAFLENQEQQIGDLMRTLGFL; from the coding sequence ATGAAATTCACGCGTCGGGTCATGATGACCGCGGCCGCCGCGATGGTGGCCTTTTCTGGTGCGGCTCAGGCCGATGGCCACCAGGTCCTTGACGAAATCCACTTCCTGATCCCCGGCGGCGCCGGTGGCGGTTGGGACGGCACCGCGCGCGGCACCGGTGAGGCGCTGACAAGCGCCGGCATCGTCGGCTCCGCTTCGTATGAGAACATGTCCGGCGGCGGTGGCGGTGTGGCCATTGCCCACCTGATCGAGAACGCCGACAGCATGGGCAACACGATGATGGTGAACTCCACCCCCATCGTCATCCGCTCCCTGACGGGCGTGTTCCCGCAGAGCTTCCGTGACCTCACGCTGATCGCGGGCACCATCGGCGATTACGCGGCTCTTGTCGTGCCCGCCGACAGCGACCTGCAATCCATGGAAGACCTCGTGGCAGCCTACCAGGCCGATGCGACGTCTTTCGCCATCGGTGGCGGGTCCGTGCCGGGCGGTATGGATCACCTCGTGGCGGCCATGGCGATGGAAGCGGCGGGCGAAGATCCCACCGGCTTCAACTACATCCCCTACGACGCGGGCGGTGCTGCCATGGCGGGCCTGCTGTCGGGTGAGATCCAGGCGCTTTCGACCGGTTATTCCGAGGCCGTGACCCTTGCCGAGCAGGGCGAAGTGCGCATCCTCGGCGTCACCGCGCCCGAGAGGATCGAAGGCTCCGACGCACCCACGATGATGGAGCAGGGCATCGACGTGGAATTCGTCAACTGGCGCGGCTTCTTCGCTGCACCGGGTCTGGACGAGGCAACGGTCGAGAACATGCGCGCCGCCATCGCCGCGATGTACGAAACCGAGGAGTGGGAGACGATCCGCGCCCAGAACGGCTGGGTAAACATCCACAATCCCGGCGAGGATTTCGAGGCGTTTCTCGAAAACCAGGAGCAGCAGATCGGTGATCTGATGCGCACGCTCGGGTTCCTCTGA
- a CDS encoding tripartite tricarboxylate transporter permease, whose product MLEGLMIGLQTAINPFNLGMVVFGCIIGTFIGMLPGLGPMSIIAIMIPVAITLGDPTAALILLAGVYYGAIFGGSTSSILLNAPGVAGTVATSFDGYPMAQKGMAGKALTIAAISSFAGGTIGAILLMIFAPMLSSVALLFHSAEYFALMVVGLSAIAAFAGTGQVGKAVMMTILGLMMATVGEGALAAMPRFTAGILDLQSGFSFITLAMAMFALPEAIFLVMNPARSAQGSGDDKSGKIDNLRINRQEARAIAPVIGRQSVQGFFIGVLPGAGATIASFLGYAVERNLATKEEQKEFGKGSIKGLSAPETANNAACTGSFVPLLTLGIPGSGTTAILLGALIALNVTPGPRLMVDEPQVFWAVIISMYIGNLVLLILNLPLIPYIAKILAIPRNYLIPFILFFTLMGAYIGQNNATELLILVGFGVCATILRFADYPLAPLLIGFILGTMLEDNFSRSMQLYQGLGFILERPMTLGLLVLAVLLVLLPSYRAMRARKRAQGVADGD is encoded by the coding sequence ATGCTTGAAGGTCTCATGATCGGCCTGCAAACGGCCATCAATCCGTTCAACCTCGGTATGGTCGTCTTCGGATGCATCATCGGCACCTTCATCGGCATGTTGCCGGGGCTGGGGCCGATGTCGATCATCGCCATCATGATCCCTGTGGCAATCACTTTGGGTGATCCGACCGCGGCCCTGATCCTTCTGGCGGGCGTCTACTATGGCGCCATCTTCGGCGGCTCCACATCGTCGATCCTTCTGAACGCGCCGGGGGTCGCGGGCACGGTTGCCACATCCTTCGATGGCTACCCGATGGCCCAGAAGGGCATGGCCGGCAAGGCGCTGACCATCGCCGCAATCTCCAGCTTCGCAGGCGGCACGATCGGCGCGATCCTATTGATGATCTTCGCGCCCATGCTGTCGTCCGTCGCGCTCCTGTTCCATTCCGCCGAATATTTCGCGTTGATGGTTGTCGGCCTCAGCGCCATCGCGGCCTTCGCGGGTACGGGACAAGTGGGAAAGGCCGTCATGATGACGATCCTCGGCCTCATGATGGCGACCGTGGGCGAAGGCGCCTTGGCGGCCATGCCACGGTTCACCGCCGGAATCCTCGATCTGCAATCGGGCTTTTCCTTCATCACGCTGGCCATGGCGATGTTCGCCCTGCCGGAGGCGATTTTCCTCGTGATGAATCCCGCGCGGTCGGCCCAAGGGTCCGGTGACGACAAATCCGGCAAGATCGACAACTTGCGCATCAACCGGCAAGAGGCGCGTGCCATCGCGCCCGTGATCGGCCGGCAATCGGTGCAGGGCTTCTTCATCGGCGTTCTGCCGGGGGCCGGGGCCACCATCGCGTCCTTCCTGGGCTACGCCGTCGAACGCAACCTCGCCACGAAGGAAGAGCAGAAGGAATTCGGCAAAGGCTCCATCAAGGGTCTGTCGGCACCGGAGACGGCGAATAACGCGGCCTGCACCGGGTCTTTCGTGCCCCTCCTGACGCTTGGCATTCCCGGCTCCGGCACCACGGCGATCCTTCTGGGCGCGCTGATCGCGCTCAACGTCACGCCCGGCCCGCGCCTCATGGTGGATGAGCCGCAGGTGTTCTGGGCCGTCATCATCTCGATGTATATCGGCAATCTGGTGCTTCTGATCCTGAACCTGCCGCTCATTCCCTACATTGCCAAGATCCTCGCGATCCCGCGCAACTACCTGATCCCGTTCATCTTGTTCTTCACCTTGATGGGCGCCTATATCGGCCAGAACAACGCAACGGAGCTGTTGATCCTCGTGGGCTTCGGGGTCTGCGCGACGATCCTGCGTTTCGCCGATTACCCGCTGGCCCCGCTCTTGATCGGCTTCATCCTCGGCACGATGCTGGAGGATAACTTCTCCCGCTCGATGCAACTCTACCAAGGCCTTGGATTCATCCTGGAGCGTCCGATGACCCTCGGCCTCCTGGTGCTGGCGGTGCTTCTGGTGCTGCTGCCGAGCTACCGTGCGATGCGGGCCCGGAAGCGGGCGCAGGGCGTGGCGGATGGCGACTAA
- a CDS encoding DJ-1/PfpI family protein, whose product MRNMAALVFPGFQTLDYFGPIEMLGGFRDEIKIVTVAKTRDPVPSRHGQRIVPARTLSDASDYELLFIPGGDSALEAAKDPDLMQWVRNTSAHADRVMAVCTGTVLLGMTGVLDGRRATTNKLDFNDTVHLAPNVTWVKRARWVQDGKFYTSSGVSAGMDMALAAAADLFGMQAAETMAEECEYNWTRDPDDDPFAALAGLV is encoded by the coding sequence ATGCGAAACATGGCGGCCCTCGTGTTCCCCGGATTTCAGACCTTGGACTATTTCGGGCCGATCGAAATGCTTGGCGGGTTCCGGGATGAGATCAAGATCGTGACAGTGGCCAAGACGCGTGATCCGGTTCCAAGTCGCCATGGCCAGCGGATCGTCCCCGCCAGGACCTTGTCCGACGCAAGCGACTACGAATTGCTGTTCATCCCCGGTGGCGACTCGGCGCTTGAGGCCGCAAAGGACCCCGACCTCATGCAATGGGTGCGCAACACATCGGCCCACGCGGATCGGGTGATGGCCGTGTGTACCGGCACGGTGCTGTTGGGAATGACCGGTGTGCTGGACGGGCGTCGCGCAACAACCAACAAGCTGGACTTCAACGACACCGTGCATTTGGCCCCGAACGTCACGTGGGTGAAGCGCGCGCGATGGGTGCAGGACGGCAAATTCTATACCTCATCCGGCGTGTCGGCCGGTATGGACATGGCACTGGCCGCAGCCGCCGATCTGTTCGGGATGCAAGCCGCGGAAACCATGGCCGAGGAATGCGAATACAATTGGACGAGGGACCCCGATGATGACCCATTCGCGGCGCTTGCGGGTTTGGTCTGA
- a CDS encoding putative quinol monooxygenase, producing MYAVVVTFTVKPEHRAAFAALMAENAAASRRESACRQFDVCTDPARPDEVFLYELYDDRAGFDAHLDMAHFKAFKAAIAPMIDGVDLRGFESVVQ from the coding sequence ATGTATGCGGTGGTGGTGACGTTCACGGTCAAGCCGGAACACCGGGCGGCGTTCGCGGCGTTGATGGCGGAGAATGCTGCTGCGTCACGGCGCGAGTCTGCGTGCCGTCAATTCGATGTCTGTACCGATCCCGCGCGCCCGGACGAGGTGTTCCTGTACGAGCTTTACGATGACCGCGCGGGGTTCGATGCCCATCTGGACATGGCCCATTTCAAGGCGTTCAAGGCCGCGATCGCACCGATGATCGACGGTGTTGACCTGCGCGGGTTCGAGAGTGTCGTGCAATGA
- the mnmH gene encoding tRNA 2-selenouridine(34) synthase MnmH produces MAYTLTDLSALRAAAFDTVIDVRSSAEYAEDHVPGAVNMPVLSNEERATVGTIYTQDSPFKARKIGAALVARNAATAIEAHLMDKDGGWRPLVYCWRGGQRSGSFASILQQIGWRAEVLDGGYQSWRRHVVAKLYDATLPHRILRLDGFTGTAKTELIHRVGALGGQVLDLEGLANHRGSVLGDIDGAQPSQKGFETALLSALSTLDPAKPVLVEAESARIGDIRLPPALWAGMKDSPRIEVTAPPAARARFLAAAYADLMADAPALTARLNNLRAHVGHAIVERWLAHLAADEAEALALALITDHYDPAYGRLTRTKAADPIARLHMDNLGDRALDATARTLLDHLH; encoded by the coding sequence ATGGCCTATACCCTCACCGATCTTTCCGCGCTCCGGGCCGCCGCCTTCGACACGGTCATCGACGTCCGCTCCTCCGCCGAATACGCGGAGGATCACGTGCCGGGTGCGGTCAACATGCCCGTCCTGTCGAACGAGGAACGCGCGACGGTCGGCACGATCTACACGCAAGACAGCCCCTTCAAGGCCCGCAAGATCGGGGCGGCCCTCGTGGCCCGGAACGCCGCCACGGCGATCGAAGCGCATCTGATGGACAAGGATGGCGGCTGGCGTCCGCTTGTCTATTGCTGGCGCGGTGGGCAACGCAGCGGATCCTTCGCCTCGATCCTGCAACAGATCGGTTGGCGGGCAGAGGTTCTGGACGGCGGCTACCAAAGCTGGCGCCGGCACGTCGTAGCAAAGCTCTACGATGCGACCCTTCCGCATCGCATCCTCCGCCTGGACGGGTTCACCGGCACCGCCAAGACCGAGCTGATCCACCGCGTCGGTGCGCTTGGCGGGCAGGTGCTGGACCTGGAAGGGCTGGCCAACCATCGCGGGTCCGTCCTGGGCGATATCGACGGGGCGCAACCATCGCAAAAGGGGTTTGAGACGGCCCTGCTCTCGGCGCTCTCCACCCTCGATCCGGCCAAACCGGTGCTCGTGGAAGCGGAATCGGCGCGGATCGGAGATATTCGCCTGCCGCCCGCCCTCTGGGCCGGGATGAAGGATAGCCCGCGGATTGAGGTGACGGCCCCACCCGCGGCCCGCGCCCGGTTCCTTGCCGCGGCCTACGCCGATCTGATGGCCGATGCGCCCGCCCTGACCGCCCGCCTGAACAACCTGCGCGCCCATGTGGGCCACGCCATCGTCGAACGCTGGCTTGCGCATTTAGCCGCGGACGAGGCGGAGGCATTGGCCCTCGCCCTCATCACCGACCATTACGATCCCGCCTACGGCCGCCTGACCCGGACGAAAGCGGCGGACCCCATCGCCAGGCTCCACATGGACAATCTGGGTGACCGCGCGCTGGACGCCACCGCACGCACGCTGCTGGACCACCTGCACTGA
- a CDS encoding MFS transporter → MTGTLLSRNRSYIGLLVANTILGSAMPMLIILGGLSGLMLAPTTALATLPASLQTLAGLFAAAPFSLLMGHFGRRAGFVAGGLCAVLGGLLGVWAIVSGSFVLLCIAHLPLGAAVACYAFFRFAAAETVSPAWQPVAISLILTSGLIAAFVGPQIFIWAKDALAPIPLAGAYAALVPLSLVGLLPLALTTLPKPAPAAPQSLRARLAALSILRDRPVRLAVGLGAVSQGVMVFLMVPTPLAMIGCGFSEAVAGDVIRWHVVAMFAPSFVTGFLIKKLGAQPVAFTGVGLLIVAALLAMAGLDAVNFYGALIVLGVGWNFGFIGATAILAASVTEEDRALVQGANDTVLALVSTLCAFAAGALVAGLGWIAVAGVAAALLAIAGIALWRSARALA, encoded by the coding sequence ATGACCGGCACGCTCCTCTCCCGCAACCGGTCCTATATCGGGCTGCTCGTGGCCAACACGATCCTCGGCTCCGCCATGCCGATGCTGATCATCCTGGGGGGATTGTCGGGGCTGATGCTGGCCCCCACCACGGCACTTGCGACCCTTCCCGCTTCGCTCCAGACGCTTGCCGGGCTCTTCGCCGCCGCGCCGTTCTCGCTCCTAATGGGGCACTTCGGGCGACGGGCAGGGTTCGTGGCGGGCGGGCTCTGCGCCGTCCTGGGCGGGCTTCTCGGCGTCTGGGCCATCGTCAGCGGCAGTTTCGTTCTCCTGTGCATCGCCCATTTGCCGCTGGGGGCCGCCGTCGCCTGCTACGCCTTCTTCCGCTTCGCCGCCGCCGAGACGGTCAGCCCCGCATGGCAACCGGTCGCGATCTCCCTCATCCTGACCTCGGGCCTCATCGCGGCGTTCGTGGGTCCGCAGATCTTCATCTGGGCCAAGGACGCGCTGGCACCCATCCCGCTGGCCGGGGCCTATGCCGCCCTGGTGCCGCTCTCGCTCGTGGGTCTTCTGCCCCTTGCGCTCACGACCTTGCCCAAACCCGCGCCCGCCGCACCGCAAAGCCTGCGCGCGCGCCTTGCCGCTTTGTCGATCCTGCGCGACCGGCCCGTGCGCCTTGCCGTGGGCCTTGGCGCGGTGTCCCAGGGCGTGATGGTCTTTTTGATGGTGCCCACACCCCTGGCCATGATCGGTTGCGGGTTCTCCGAGGCCGTGGCGGGCGACGTCATCCGCTGGCACGTTGTGGCGATGTTCGCCCCCAGCTTCGTCACCGGCTTCCTGATAAAGAAGCTCGGCGCGCAACCTGTGGCCTTCACGGGCGTGGGCCTGCTGATCGTGGCGGCGCTTCTGGCGATGGCGGGCCTTGATGCGGTGAACTTCTACGGCGCGCTGATCGTCCTCGGGGTCGGCTGGAACTTCGGCTTCATCGGTGCAACCGCGATCCTCGCCGCCTCGGTGACGGAGGAGGACAGGGCGCTGGTCCAGGGTGCCAACGATACCGTTCTGGCGCTCGTCTCCACCCTTTGCGCCTTCGCCGCGGGGGCTTTGGTTGCGGGCCTGGGCTGGATCGCCGTGGCCGGCGTGGCGGCGGCACTGCTTGCAATCGCCGGGATTGCGCTCTGGCGCAGCGCCCGCGCCCTGGCCTGA
- a CDS encoding tripartite tricarboxylate transporter TctB family protein, whose amino-acid sequence MALDRWIALIFVAMCCIYGYTAFFTMDQSLPPFMQRNPVWPSTFPKVLSVAGALCGLVVLLGLEKQTGQKEPSATDINYRRLGDYNTGQAIGLLVAMVVYALCLRPIGFIAATILFLTAGATILGERKYHILIPVAAIATFIIWFLVQQVLGIFLRPWPTFLVD is encoded by the coding sequence ATGGCGCTGGATCGCTGGATCGCGCTGATTTTCGTGGCGATGTGCTGCATCTACGGATACACCGCATTCTTCACGATGGACCAATCGTTGCCGCCCTTCATGCAGCGCAATCCGGTCTGGCCCTCGACCTTCCCCAAGGTACTGAGCGTCGCGGGCGCGCTGTGCGGTCTTGTCGTGCTGCTGGGTCTCGAAAAGCAGACCGGCCAGAAAGAGCCGTCCGCCACCGATATCAACTATCGCCGCCTGGGTGATTACAACACCGGTCAGGCCATCGGCCTTCTTGTCGCGATGGTCGTCTACGCCCTTTGCCTGCGGCCCATCGGCTTCATCGCCGCCACGATCCTGTTCCTGACCGCCGGTGCCACGATCCTGGGAGAGCGGAAATACCACATCCTGATCCCCGTCGCGGCGATCGCGACATTCATCATCTGGTTTCTCGTCCAACAGGTCCTGGGCATCTTCCTGCGCCCCTGGCCGACATTCCTGGTCGATTGA